In Lepisosteus oculatus isolate fLepOcu1 chromosome 15, fLepOcu1.hap2, whole genome shotgun sequence, one genomic interval encodes:
- the slc25a6 gene encoding ADP/ATP translocase 3, producing the protein MADQAISFAKDFLAGGVAAAISKTAVAPIERVKLLLQVQHASKQIAVDKQYKGIIDCVVRIPKEQGFVSFWRGNLANVIRYFPTQALNFAFKDKYKQVFLGGVDKHKQFWRYFAGNLASGGAAGATSLCFVYPLDFARTRLAADVGKAGASREFNGLGDCLVKIFRSDGLRGLYQGFNVSVQGIIIYRAAYFGIYDTAKGMLPDPKNTHIVVSWMIAQTVTAVAGVMSYPFDTVRRRMMMQSGRKGADIMYTGTIDCWKKIAKDEGGRAFFKGAWSNVLRGMGGAFVLVLYDEFKKIV; encoded by the exons ATGGCGGACCAAGCCATTTCTTTTGCTAAGGATTTCCTCGCTGGTGGAGTTGCTGCTGCCATATCTAAAACCGCAGTGGCCCCTATAGAGAGAGTGAAATTGCTGCTGCAG GTGCAACATGCCAGTAAACAGATTGCTGTTGACAAACAGTACAAGGGCATCATCGACTGTGTGGTGCGTATCCCCAAGGAGCAGGGCTTCGTCTCGTTCTGGCGTGGCAACCTGGCGAACGTCATCAGGTACTTCCCCACGCAGGCCCTGAACTTCGCCTTCAAGGACAAGTACAAGCAGGTGTTTTTGGGGGGAGTCGACAAGCACAAGCAATTCTGGCGCTACTTTGCCGGGAACCTGGCATCGGGGGGCGCCGCTGGGGCCACCTCTCTCTGCTTCGTGTACCCTCTTGACTTCGCCCGAACCCGTCTGGCTGCGGATGTGGGCAAAGCCGGGGCCAGCAGGGAGTTCAACGGGCTGGGCGACTGCCTCGTGAAAATCTTCAGGTCGGACGGCCTTCGGGGCTTGTACCAGGGCTTCAACGTGTCGGTGCAGGGCATCATCATCTACAGGGCCGCCTACTTTGGCATCTACGATACAGCTAAAG GTATGCTCCCTGACCCCAAGAACACTCACATTGTGGTGAGCTGGATGATCGCCCAGACTGTGACTGCAGTGGCTGGCGTGATGTCTTACCCCTTCGATACTGTGCGCCGTCGTATGATGATGCAGTCTGGACGTAAAGGAG CGGATATCATGTACACTGGAACCATTGACTGCTGGAAGAAAATTGCAAAAGATGAAGGTGGAAGAGCTTTCTTCAAAGGTGCATGGTCCAATGTTCTTCGAGGCATGGGGGGTGCCTTTGTACTTGTCCTGTATGATGAATTCAAAAAGATTGTCTAA